A single region of the Salvia miltiorrhiza cultivar Shanhuang (shh) chromosome 8, IMPLAD_Smil_shh, whole genome shotgun sequence genome encodes:
- the LOC131001644 gene encoding thaumatin-like protein 1: MATIIFTILLLHILQGTGVSAAKFTFVNKCSHTIWPAVLGSPALETTGFELPAGGSRALAAPAGWSGRFWARTGCSFDAAGRGSCTTGDCASGRMECGGAGATAATLVEFTLGSSMDFYDVSLVDGYNLPVMIDARGGTGQCASTGCAADLNERCPAELRAGGGGACRSACDAFGTAEYCCKGEYGSPAACKPSAYAQAFKSACPKSYSYAYDDATSTFTCAGGDYVITFCPSQPSQKSSRSKDGSESGSGSVGETVLSDGSWLANLATGHTSRTYTFDVTLHGLVIVAAVVHVAAKLVPQL; this comes from the exons ATGGCTActattattttcaccattttACTGCTCCACATTTTACAAGGCACAG GAGTGTCAGCTGCGAAATTCACATTCGTAAACAAGTGTTCGCACACCATCTGGCCGGCGGTTCTCGGCAGCCCGGCCCTCGAAACCACCGGTTTCGAGCTGCCGGCTGGCGGCTCCCGTGCGTTAGCGGCCCCGGCCGGGTGGTCGGGCCGATTCTGGGCCAGAACCGGCTGCTCCTTCGACGCAGCCGGCCGCGGTTCCTGCACCACGGGCGACTGCGCCTCCGGCCGGATGGAGTGCGGCGGCGCGGGGGCCACCGCCGCTACGCTGGTGGAGTTCACGCTGGGGTCCTCCATGGACTTCTACGACGTCAGCCTCGTCGACGGCTACAACCTGCCGGTTATGATCGACGCGCGCGGCGGGACGGGGCAATGCGCGTCGACAGGCTGCGCGGCGGACCTCAACGAGAGGTGCCCCGCCGAGCTGAGAGCCGGGGGCGGCGGCGCGTGCCGCAGCGCGTGCGACGCCTTCGGCACGGCGGAGTACTGCTGCAAGGGGGAGTACGGTTCGCCCGCGGCGTGCAAGCCGTCGGCGTACGCGCAGGCGTTCAAGAGCGCGTGCCCGAAGTCGTACAGCTACGCCTACGACGACGCCACCAGCACCTTCACCTGTGCCGGCGGCGACTACGTCATCACCTTCTGCCCGTCGCAACCAAG CCAAAAATCATCGAGGTCAAAAGACGGATCCGAGTCAGGGTCAGGGTCAGTTGGAGAGACCGTATTATCAGACGGGTCGTGGTTGGCGAATCTAGCCACTGGCCACACAAGTAGAACATATACATTTGATGTTACTTTACATGGATTAGTTATTGTGGCTGCAGTTGTACATGTAGCTGCAAAGCTAGTGCCCCAATTGTGA